Proteins from a genomic interval of Rhinoraja longicauda isolate Sanriku21f chromosome 16, sRhiLon1.1, whole genome shotgun sequence:
- the LOC144601342 gene encoding leucine zipper putative tumor suppressor 2 homolog produces the protein MAMVQVNPLTSEHQSPVSGTKLQPSSPTVLLPCAMGSVGSLVSGRNYHDKHCKATEYGGKGRKTGQIQNIFRQQDGHLKNGYSQDCVGAMAAKKQSGNYVHTKDDRRNGGWNMIESPTSPCSDTEDTREGKLANGNICGPPPKIIPVSGKLEKNIEKHLIRPTAFKPVVPKNRNSVQYLVPRPINGLSDSQGSLNIVFNGSSLGSVGCGEKRNSLQSYGCARGSVQSGTLSDSGRNSLSSLPTYSTGGSQQLDGVGSSTGQLHLEAGGGGGGGGGGHGFQERGTVSLHNSDSGRSSSSKSTASLSGRGPALSDGERSPPPPPPPPGHEAAMRELEDRLREREEELQQLRESLDENEATLCQIYEEKQRRCEQEMEELRRSCAGRLRQGSQKAQRMQQVLQLQVYQLQQEKKKMQEDFAQLLQERELLDKKCASFEKEQTELGPRLEETKWEVCQKSGEISLLKQQLKDSQADLAMKSNEIVSLKAQLREVRAELQDHVDEIHEFRDLVHTKTLELEVCENELQRKKNEAELLREKVGKLEMETTGLREALGNSRRAVGTYAERDDAFLMYESDEAKVQRQNADNQHGFRQQLEKLRAELMYERRRSENQQQNFEVERRTWQGEKDKVIRYQKQLQHNYIQMYRRNRELEREMRQLSVELEARELDDQDGRNEDIRFEEITATEI, from the exons ATGGCAATGGTTCAGGTAAATCCCTTGACTTCTGAGCACCAGAGTCCAGTCAGTGGGACGAAGCTGCAGCCGTCTTCTCCGACGGTGCTTTTGCCGTGCGCCATGGGTAGCGTCGGCAGTCTCGTCTCTGGCCGCAACTACCACGACAAGCATTGCAAAGCCACGGAGTATGGAGGCAAGGGTCGGAAAACCGGCCAGATCCAGAACATTTTCAGGCAGCAGGACGGACACCTAAAAAATGGCTACTCCCAGGACTGCGTTGGGGCGATGGCGGCCAAGAAGCAGAGCGGGAACTACGTGCACACGAAGGACGACCGGCGCAATGGAGGCTGGAACATGATCGAGTCGCCGACCAGCCCTTGCAGTGACACTGAAGACACACGGGAAGGAAAGTTGGCCAATGGAAACATCTGCGGTCCACCGCCAAAGATTATTCCAGTGTCGGGCAAGCTGGAGAAG AACATCGAGAAACACCTGATCAGGCCGACGGCCTTCAAACCGGTCGTGCCCAAGAACAGGAACTCAGTGCAGTACCTGGTTCCCCGCCCCATCAACGGGCTCTCGGACAGCCAGGGGAGCCTGAACATTGTCTTCAATGGGAGCTCGCTGGGGTCGGTGGGGTGCGGGGAGAAGCGCAACTCTCTGCAAAGCTACGGGTGCGCGCGGGGCAGCGTGCAGTCCGGGACGCTGTCTGACTCTGGCAGGAACTCGCTGTCCAGCCTGCCCACCTACAGCACGGGTGGCAGCCAGCAGCTGGACGGAGTGGGCTCATCCACGGGGCAGCTCCACCTggaggcgggaggaggaggaggaggtggcggcGGCGGCCACGGGTTCCAGGAGCGTGGAACGGTCTCGCTCCACAACTCAGACAGTGGCCGCTCCTCCTCCAGCAAGAGCACGGCGTCGCTGAGTGGCCGGGGTCCGGCCCTGTCGGACGGCGAGCGCTCGCCGCCACCGCCCCCGCCACCGCCGGGCCACGAGGCGGCCATGCGCGAGCTGGAGGACCGGCTGCGGGAGCGCGAGGAGGAGCTGCAGCAGCTGCGCGAGAGCCTGGATGAGAACGAGGCGACCCTGTGCCAGATCTACGAGGAGAAGCAGCGGCGCTGCGAGCAGGAGATGGAGGAGCTGCGTCGCAGCTGCGCTGGACGCCTGCGCCAGGGCTCGCAGAAGGCGCAGCGGATGCAGCAGGTGCTGCAactgcaggtctaccagctgcagcaGGAGAAGAAGAAGATGCAGGAGGACTTTGCGCAGCTGCTGCAGGAGCGGGAGCTGCTGGACAAGAAGTGCGCCTCCTTCGAGAAGGAGCAGACTGAGCTCGGACCACGACTGGAGGAGACCAAGTGGGAG GTTTGCCAGAAGTCGGGGGAGATATCCCTGCTGAAGCAACAGCTGAAGGACTCCCAGGCCGATCTGGCCATGAAGAGCAACGAGATCGTGTCCTTGAAGGCGCAGCTCCGTGAAGTTCGGGCGGAGCTTCAGGACCACGTGGACGAGATCCACGAGTTCCGGGATTTGGTGCACACCAAGACCCTGGAGCTGGAGGTGTGCGAGAACGAGCTGCAGCGGAAGAAGAACGAGGCCGAGCTGCTGAGGGAGAAGGTGGGCAAGCTGGAGATGGAGACCACGGGCCTGAGGGAAGCCCTGGGCAACAGCAGGCGGGCGGTCGGCACCTACGCCGAGCGGGACGACGCCTTCCTGATGTACGAGAGCGACGAGGCCAAGGTCCAGCGGCAGAACGCGGACAACCAGCACGGCTTCCGGCAGCAGCTGGAGAAGCTGAGGGCCGAGCTCATGTACGAGCGGAGGAGGAGCGAGAATCAGCAGCAGAACTTTGAGGTGGAGCGACGGACGTGGCAAGGGGAGAAGGACAAGGTGATTAGGTACCAAAAGCAGCTCCAACACAACTACATACAGATGTACAGGAGAAACCGGGAGCTGGAAAGGGAAATGAGGCAACTCAGTGTGGAATTGGAAGCCAGGGAGTTGGACGACCAGGACGGACGAAATGAAGACATTCGATTCGAGGAGATCACGGCAAcagaaatctaa